tcaattAAAGGTTATGtgatgtgatgaaatctccaggaatacatccaaccaaaattggcaaccctaggcaggaggggcagcagggacagagcCATCGGGGGGCAgttggtgtcacggagtccctgggcgatgctctggaactgctccccatgacaccaggcaggactctggggcagtcgccttcctatgagcagcctgtcttcaggacacacagcttccaccttcctgggtctgacctcagagcattcagcatcctctgcccctccgtgcgcttcccacagcgagtccgctcaggcggggctcctggggaagccagagggtcctgcaccccaactccgcagtcagacgtgactctcagccagccagtaaaacagaagatttattagacgacaggaacatggtctaacacagagcttgtaggtgcagagaactggacccctcagctgggtccattttggggagcagtgagccagacaaccacgtctgcccttcactccatgtccccagccagccccaaactgaaactccctccagcccctcctcctctgggctttgttcctttcccaggccaggaggtcacctgattcctttgttctccaacccttatctctcaccttgcaggggggaagggcccaggccaccagttgccaggaaacagggtgtcggccatcctctgagtccagactcctgcacacacctgccctctagggctctgcagtgattatacacccttaccccaccacttagatacttaagaactgcataggggaaactgaggcacccccacactattcagaggaaacattaagaacagtcccactttgtcacagttgGGGGTCGGGGACTTGGCACAGTCCTGTGTCACTGCTGCACGGTGACCTGTGAAGCTGTTCGTAGAGCCCTGGATATCCGTGGGTATCTGCAGATGTCCCCATTCAGGGATGCAGAGATTCACAGACAATTTTTGCGGATCACGGATCGGATGCGGATATAtatttttgtatctgtgcagggctgtaGCTTTAACTATCAGTGACTGGATCACGTTAGACCTTCCTCAGCTAGACTGATGATCCCAGtatcaaatatctgttccccagGTAGGAACTGAGATCTAGTCACCCCCTAACCCTCTCTTTGTTATGCTAACTAGATAGAGCCCCGTGAGTCTGACTCTAAGGTAggtttctaatcttttaatctcatggctcttctctgacccctctccaatttacccacaTTCTTCCTGAATTGCAGGCTGCAGAGCTGGACACGGGATTCCTGTAGCAGCTGAACCAGTGCCAGATACGAGGTTAAACCTCCctcctcctacttgagattctcctgcttatgcatctcaggatcgcattagcccttctGGCTAcagcattgtgctaggcgctCATGTTCAGCTGCAGTGTAAAGACATTACCTTGGTTTCCCTTTAGGCTGTGTTATCAAGTGCTTGGGATGGAGCAGTGAGTCAGAATTCTGGGTtctgatcctggctctgccactgctccCGTGATTTCAGCTAAGTtgctatttccccatctgtaaaatgggccaaCGCCAGCTTCTTAAGGGGGGATGGCCTGTGTAGCTTTGGGCCAAAAGGGGCAGTATGGTGCTGAGTTTCTAGCTGTGAAGAGTAGCTCCCTCGTGGAGTGATTGAATGGTATGGTCCATTCCATTCCGAAGACGTCCTGTTAGTCTGATCACTGTCTCCTGCAGGCTCATTAACGTCACCATCCAGTTTAAACTGAAGGCCATCAACATCCAGACGATCATTAACAATGAGATCCCGGACTGCTACACCTTCACCATCACTGTGAGTAACCCTGGCCCAGCTCTGAGCTGCACCTGCTTGCGCCAGAGAAATACATAGCCAGCActcccccagggctgcagctgcctgaGGGAAGCATGGGAGTTTGGGATGAGTTAGAGATGGACAGGCCGTTAGCCTGTACAACCTTCTTCCTGGGAGACCACCCCACAGCCTGGTCGCTCTCGCTGTCAGGGAGCGCTCACTCTTGAGCAAAGGAGCGGTCAGGCTGAATTCCTCCGAGCGATGTGCCCCTGGGCCAGCGAGCGAGGGCAGGTAGCTCTTTGGGCTGAGTCCCTGGGGTGGTGAGCAGCCGTGACATAGGAGGAGGGAGCCAGGGAGGAGGCCAAGGTTTCTGGCTGTGGTGCAGTTCTAGTGGGGCTCTCAGCTGGAAAGACACTGTGAAATTGCCCTTGCTCCACAGTGCCACCTGCTGACTCAAGCGACGAAGTCTGCTGCTGCTCATTCCTCTTGGCCCTGCAGAACCAGCTCAGGAGCTGGATTCCAACTGGCTCATGCGTCTGAGCCAAGAACTCTTCCCAGAGAGCCAGGAggagcccagctgggctccctgagCCTGCggggctgccaggtgcaccctCTCTGCATGGCCGCTCGCTGAGCAGGTTCTCCGTCAGAGGGTCAGTGTGAgacccagctgtgctgctggcacATGCTGCCCGGCAGAGCAGGACTACAATAAGGGAGTGAGAGTCCTgcggcaggagcagggctggtgagGACTATCCAGCCAGAGAGGTTCCTGGCCATCCCATTCCCTCCTCGCTGTGCAGTAGCagtcttcctcttccttcaccAGATCACGTTTGACAACAAGGCTCACAGTGGCCGGGTGAAGATCAGCCTGGACAACAAAGCTGACATCAAAGAGTGCAAGGACCCCAGTGTGTATGGCCGAGGTAGGGGGTGGGAAGGGCAGATAGAATGGGGGGcagtcttcctcctccccccccaccactgctaACTGGAAGGGCCATTGGTTTGGCTGCGCTAGCGTTGCTGTGAACCATTCAGGCCTGTCCATTCTAGACGCCCCCTTTCACAGCAAATGTGACCTCGCCTCTGGGCTGAGCCTTCCTCAGCTAGATCTGTGCCGGGGGATGAtttgggcaggtggagggatctGTTCAGCAGCGTTGGAGTGATCTCTGGGTGATGTGACTCAGGGCAGGTGTCCATGGAAGACCATGCACCGCTCCTGTGATTGGAGCAGACACGCCTACTCCTGACTTCCTCACTCCCACGTAACTAAAATCCTGGCTTCAGGATGGGCACTGGGTGTCACCCCTGCTGTCTAGCAGGCTGATGGTGGTGGCTGCTCTCTGCTGGGCATTCTAGGCCGGTGTGGCATGTGGGCTCCGGGCGCTGCTGTCTCCATTCTCAGACCCCTGAGCACTCCGTTCTTGTGGAGGAGCCTGTCTCCTTCGCTGCTTCTCCTCCACCAGGGCTGTCCTACACTGTACTCTGGGCTCCGCTTGGCCACCCTGGTGTTCCCTTGCTGAGGAGATCCACTGCCTCTTCCAGGAGACAACACCTTCCGCGTGTTCTTTGACGTGGCTGTGATCCTTGTTTGTGTGCTGTCCTTCATCCTGTGTGCCCGCTCCATCATCCGGGGCTTGATGCTGCAGCATGTGAGTACTGGCCTGGCCTGCTGGGCTGACCAGCATGAACCCTTCAAGTGCCACTGGGCAAACATCAGGCTCTGACAGCACAGCCCCTTGCACTCCTGCAGCCTCTCAGGAATGATGGGCCTCCACTTGGGTGTAAGTCTGTGCCTGCTGCAGCGATCCCCTTTGAGGCTGGGTCtctctggcaggagggagggttCCCAGGGCATCTCCTATGAATCCCTTGAGGCACACATCTACTGAATAAGGCTGAGGGCCGTGGGCATCTCTGGGGGTGGAATGGCTCAGTCAGTCTGAGATGGAGCTGTCAGAGGCTGGAACCTGCTGCTCCCAGCTGAGTTGCCCTGGAGGTGAGCAGAGCATCAGACCAGTGAAGTGAGAGAACGTGATGTTCTGACCTGGTGAAAAGGGCACATATGAATTTTATTTTGAGCCAggtaaaaatctctctctcctggagcactgggcagagctgggagttttGCTTTGTCTATTTCTCCCTCTGCAAGGGTGAGGATTCTGGGAGATGGGGCCCTGTTGCTCCCACTGGGGCCTTCTCCGCCCAGCAGCCATGTTCCAAACCAAACATCCCCAAGGGACTCTTGGGAGTCCACCTCAGCCACCTGCCTGGGGAGCGTTGTCCCTGCTGTGGGTCCATCACCGCTCTCCATCCTGCTTGCAGGAGCTGGGCCATTTCTTTCAGAGACACTACAACCAGGATGTCTCCCTGTCAGACCGCATGGAGTTTGTGAATGGCTGGTACATCCTGCTGGTGGTGAGTGATGTCCTGACAGTGTCTGGGACCATCATGAAGATCAGAATTGAGTCAAAGGTGAGGGCATGGCCAGGCATCCATTCCTGTGTgtgctcttccccctctcccccatggggCTGTGCCAGGGAACCCTCCCAGAGAATCTCTCTGGTAAAACATCTCCTCTGCACCCTGGGAATGCTGCCAGGgcaggggcactggcagggtgtGCAGAGCCACTGGAAGGCCACACCTT
The DNA window shown above is from Caretta caretta isolate rCarCar2 chromosome 20, rCarCar1.hap1, whole genome shotgun sequence and carries:
- the LOC125628971 gene encoding mucolipin-1 encodes the protein MVWSIPFRRRPVSLITVSCRLINVTIQFKLKAINIQTIINNEIPDCYTFTITITFDNKAHSGRVKISLDNKADIKECKDPSVYGRGDNTFRVFFDVAVILVCVLSFILCARSIIRGLMLQHELGHFFQRHYNQDVSLSDRMEFVNGWYILLVVSDVLTVSGTIMKIRIESKNLASYDVCSILLGTSTLLVWVGVIRYLSFFQKYNVSDACVQTHTACSERALSQ